One window from the genome of Ovis canadensis isolate MfBH-ARS-UI-01 breed Bighorn chromosome 21, ARS-UI_OviCan_v2, whole genome shotgun sequence encodes:
- the PLCB3 gene encoding 1-phosphatidylinositol 4,5-bisphosphate phosphodiesterase beta-3: protein MAGARPGVHALQLEPPTVVETLRRGSKFIKWDEEASSRNLVTLRVDSNGFFLYWTGPNMEVDTLDISSIRDTRTGRYARLPKDPKIREVLGFGGPDARLEEKLMTVVAGPDPVNTTFLNFMAVQDDTAKVWSEELFKLAMNILAQNASRNTFLRKAYTKLKLQVNQDGRIPVKNILKMFSADKKRVETALESCGLNFNRSESIRPDEFSLEIFERFLNKLCLRPDIDKILLEIGAKGKPYLTLEQLMDFINQKQRDPRLNEVLYPPLRPSQARLLIEKYEPNKQFLERDQMSMEGFSRYLGGEENGILPLEALDLSADMTQPLSAYFINSSHNTYLTAGQLAGTSSVEMYRQALLWGCRCVELDVWKGRPPEEEPFITHGFTMTTEVPLRDVLEAIAETAFKTSPYPVILSFENHVDSAKQQAKMAEYCRSIFGDALLIDPLDKYPLAPGVPLPSPQDLMGRILVKNKKRHRLGSGVPDSSVRKRPLEQSNSALSESSATTEPSSPQLGSPSSDSCPGLSNGEEAGLEKPSLEPRKSLGEEGLQRGPDALGPAYREDEEEDEEEEEQTDPKKPTTDEGTASSEVNATEEMSTLVNYIEPVKFKSFEAARKRNKCFEMSSFVETKAMEQLTKSPMEFVEYNKQQLSRIYPKGTRVDSSNYMPQLFWNVGCQLVALNFQTLDVPMQLNAGVFEYNGRSGYLLKPEFMRRPDKSFDPFTEVIVDGIVANAVRVKVISGQFLSDRKVGIYVEVDMFGLPVDTRRKYRTRTSQGNSFNPVWDEEPFDFPKVVLPTLASLRIAAFEEGGKFVGHRILPVSAIRSGYHYICLRNEANQPLCLPALLIYTEASDYIPDDHQDYAEALINPIKHVSLMDQRAKQLAALIGESEAQSGPETSQETQTQQLGYQLNPHPTPSPLDASPRRPPGPATSPTSSSISSSISSPGQRDDLIASILSEVAPAPLDELRGHKALVKLRSRQERDFRELYKKHQRKAVALTRRLLDNLAQARAGSRCRQRPGVLSGEDERAEEEEVSRYQEFQKKQVQCLLELREAQVDTEAERRLEHLQQAQLKLREVVLDAHMTQLKKLKEINEREKKELQKILDRKRHNSISEAKTREKHKKEAELTEINRRHITESVNSIRRLEEAQKQRQERLVAGQQQVLQQLAEEEPKLLAQLVQECQEQRERLPQEIRWSLLGETPEGLGDGHLVACASNGHAPGSSGHLPGADSESQEETTKL, encoded by the exons GAGGTGGACACACTCGACATCAGTTCCATCAGGGACACCAGGACGGGCCGTTATGCCCGCCTGCCCAAG GACCCCAAGATCCGGGAGGTGTTGGGCTTCGGGGGCCCTGATGCCCGGTTGGAGGAGAAGCTGATGACAGTGGTGGCTGGGCCAGACCCAGTGAATACAACATTCTTGAACTTCATGGCCGTGCAGGACGATACAGCCAAG GTCTGGTCCGAGGAGCTCTTCAAGTTGGCTATGAACATCCTGGCTCAGAACGCCTCCCGGAACACCTTCTTGCGCAAAGC ATACACGAAGCTGAAGCTGCAGGTAAACCAGGATGGACGGATTCCAGTCAAGAA CATCCTGAAGATGTTCTCAGCAGACAAGAAGCGGGTAGAAACTGCACTGGAATCCTGTGGCCTCAATTTCAACCGA AGCGAGTCCATCCGGCCTGACGAGTTTTCCTTGGAAATCTTCGAGCGGTTCCTGAACAAGCTGTGTCTGCGGCCGGACATTGACAAGATCCTGCTGGAGAT AGGCGCCAAGGGCAAACCTTACCTGACACTGGAGCAGCTCATGGATTTCATCAACCAGAAGCAGCGGGACCCACGGCTCAACGAAGTGTTGTACCCGCCTCTGCGGCCCTCCCAGGCCCGGCTGCTCATCGAGAAGTATGAGCCCAACAAGCAGTTCCTGGAGCGAG aCCAGATGTCCATGGAGGGCTTCAGCCGCTACCTGGGAGGTGAGGAGAACGGCATCCTGCCGCTTGAGGCCTTGGATCTGAGCGCAGACATGACCCAGCCGCTCAGTGCCTACTTCATCAATTCCTCACATAACACCTATCTCACGG CGGGACAGTTGGCCGGAACCTCGTCGGTGGAGATGTACCGGCAGGCGCTTTTGTGGGGCTGCCGCTGCGTGGAGCTAGACGTGTGGAAGGGGCGGCCGCCCGAGGAGGAGCCGTTCATCACACATGGTTTCACCATGACCACGGAGGTGCCGCTGAGAGACGTGCTCGAGGCCATCGCGGAGACCGCCTTTAAGACCTCGCCCTACCCCGTCATCCTCTCCTTTGAGAACCACGTGGACTC GGCGAAACAGCAGGCCAAGATGGCCGAGTACTGCCGCTCCATCTTTGGGGATGCTCTGCTCATCGACCCCCTGGACAAGTACCCG CTGGCCCCGGGCgtccccctgcccagcccccaggacCTGATGGGCCGCATCCTGGTGAAGAACAAGAAGCGGCACCGGCTTGGCAGCGGCGTCCCTGACAGCTCTGTGCGCAAGCGGCCGCTGGAGCAGAGCAACTCGGCCCTGAGCGAGAGCTCTGCCACCACCGAGCCCTCTTCGCCCCAGCTTG GGTCCCCCAGCTCTGACAGCTGCCCAGGCCTGAGCAATGGGGAGGAGGCGGGCCTCGAGAAGCCCAGCCTGGAGCCTCGGAAGTCTCTGGGGGAGGAGGGTTTGCAGCGGGGCCCTGATGCTCTTGGACCTGCCTACcgggaggatgaggaggaggacgaggaagaGGAGGAACAGACGGACCCCAAAAAGCCGACCACGGATGAG GGCACTGCCAGCAGTGAGGTCAACGCCACTGAGGAAATGTCCACACTCGTCAACTACATTGAGCCTGTCAAGTTCAAGTCCTTCGAGGCTGCTCGAA aGAGGAACAAGTGCTTCGAGATGTCATCCTTCGTGGAGACCAAGGCCATGGAGCAACTGACCAAGAGCCCCATGGAGTTTGTGGA ATACAACAAGCAGCAGCTCAGCCGCATCTACCCCAAGGGCACCCGCGTGGACTCGTCCAACTACATGCCCCAGCTCTTCTGGAACGTGGGCTGCCAGCTCGTTGCACTCAACTTCCAGACCCTGG ATGTGCCGATGCAGCTCAACGCCGGGGTGTTTGAGTACAATGGGCGCAGTGGCTACCTACTCAAGCCTGAGTTCATGCGGCGGCCGGACAAGTCCTTTGACCCCTTCACCGAAGTCATCGTGGACGGCATCGTGGCCAATGCCGTGCGGGTCAAG GTGATCTCGGGGCAGTTCCTGTCCGACAGGAAGGTGGGCATCTACGTGGAGGTGGACATGTTCGGGCTCCCTGTTGACACACGGCGCAAGTACCGCACGCGGACCTCACAGGGGAACTCGTTCAACCCCGTGTGGGATGAGGAGCCATTCGACTTCCCCAAG GTGGTGCTGCCCACGCTGGCTTCGCTGCGCATCGCGGCCTTTGAGGAGGGGGGCAAGTTCGTGGGGCACCGGATCCTGCCTGTCTCCGCCATCCGCTCAG GGTACCATTACATCTGCCTGCGGAATGAGGCCAACCAGCCACTGTGCCTGCCAGCCCTGCTCATCTACACCGAGGCCTCCGACTACATCCCTGATGACCACCAGG ACTATGCAGAGGCCCTGATCAACCCCATCAAGCATGTCAGCCTGATGGACCAGAGGGCCAAGCAGCTGGCTGCCCTCATTGGGGAGAGCGAG GCTCAGTCTGGCCCGGAGACAAGCCAGGAGACCCAGACTCAGCAGCTGGGGTACcaactgaacccacaccccacGCCCAGCCCACTGGATGCCTCCCCGCGCCGGCCCCCAGGCCCCGCCACCTCCCCGACCAGCTCCTCCATCAGCTCCTCCATCAGCAGCCCAG GTCAGCGCGATGATCTCATCGCCAGCATCCTCTCAG AGGTGGCCCCGGCCCCGCTGGATGAGCTCCGAGGCCACAAGGCCCTGGTGAAGCTCCGGAGCCGGCAAGAGCGAGACTTCCGGGAGCTGTACAAGAAACATCAGCGGAAGGCTGTTGCCCTCACGCGCCGGTTGCTCGACAACCTGGCCCAGGCCCGCGCGGGGAGCAGGTGCCGACAGCGGCCCGGTGTCCT AAGCGGGGAGGACGAGAGGGCAGAAGAGGAAGAGGTTAGCAGGTATCAAGAGTTCCAGAAGAAACAGGTGCAGTGTCTGCTGGAGCTGAGGGAGGCCCAGGTGGACACGGAAGCGGAGCGGAGGCTGGAGCATCTGCAGCAG GCTCAGCTGAAGCTCAGGGAGGTTGTCCTGGACGCTCACATGACtcagttgaagaaactgaaggagATAAACGAGAG GGAGAAGAAGGAACTGCAGAAGATCCTGGACAGGAAGCGCCACAACAGTATCTCAGAGGCCAAGACCAGGGAGAAACACAAGAAGGAGGC GGAACTGACAGAAATTAACCGGCGGCACATCACTGAGTCAGTCAACTCCATCCGTCGG CTGGAGGAGGCCCAGAAGCAGCGGCAGGAACGCCTTGTGGCCGGGCAGCAGCAGGTCCTCCAACAGCTAGCAGAAGAGGAGCCCAAG CTGCTGGCCCAGCTGGTCCAGGAGTGTCAGGAGCAGCGGGAGAGGCTGCCCCAGGAGATCCGCTGGAGCCTGCTGGGCGAGACACCGGAGGGACTGGGGGACGGGCATCTGGTCGCCTGTGCCAGCAACGGTCACGCGCCTGGGAGCAGCGGGCACCTGCCTGGCGCTGACTCAGAGAGCCAGGAGGAGACTACAAAGCTCTGA